From the genome of Fusobacterium varium, one region includes:
- the aroC gene encoding Chorismate synthase produces MQSTIGNSIKLSLFGESHGTAIGIVIDGLAPGIKLDTDFIQQQLEKRKPKGKISTQRHEADDFKIVSGYFNGYTTGTPLCLIIENKSQMSRDYEKTKSIMRPSHADYTADVKYMGYQDYRGGGHFSGRTTAPLVAAGAIFIQILKSKGIEIGTHILKCKNERDKDFSSDEITLLKEIREVNEKYFPVLGKDAEEKMKNIIEKAGEELDSVGGILETAVTGLPAGIGEPYFNSVESVLSHLIYSIPAVKGIEFGAGFGITDMYGSEANDSFYYENEKVKTKTNNNGGINGGITNSMPLIMKTAVKPTPSIYKEQESIDISKEKNVKFNIEGRHDPAIIHRARVVVDSMAAFGLLDLICMRYGYMWMTDKK; encoded by the coding sequence ATGCAGAGTACAATAGGAAATAGTATAAAGCTCAGTCTTTTTGGAGAATCACATGGAACAGCTATTGGAATAGTGATAGACGGCTTAGCCCCTGGAATAAAATTAGATACTGATTTTATACAGCAGCAGCTGGAAAAAAGAAAACCAAAGGGCAAAATATCAACTCAAAGACACGAAGCAGATGATTTTAAAATAGTCAGTGGATATTTCAATGGATACACAACTGGGACACCACTGTGCCTCATAATTGAAAATAAATCACAGATGAGCAGAGATTATGAAAAAACTAAAAGCATAATGAGGCCTTCTCATGCTGATTATACAGCAGATGTAAAATATATGGGGTATCAGGACTATAGAGGGGGAGGACATTTTTCTGGAAGAACAACAGCACCTCTGGTAGCAGCAGGGGCAATATTCATTCAGATACTTAAATCTAAAGGAATAGAAATAGGAACTCATATATTAAAATGTAAAAATGAAAGAGATAAAGATTTTTCATCAGATGAAATAACACTTTTAAAGGAAATCAGAGAAGTAAATGAAAAATATTTTCCTGTACTGGGAAAAGATGCAGAAGAAAAAATGAAAAACATAATAGAAAAAGCAGGGGAGGAACTTGATTCAGTAGGAGGAATACTGGAGACTGCTGTGACAGGATTGCCAGCTGGAATAGGAGAGCCATATTTTAATTCTGTAGAAAGTGTACTTTCTCATCTTATATATTCTATACCAGCAGTAAAAGGAATAGAATTCGGAGCTGGTTTTGGAATAACAGATATGTATGGAAGCGAAGCTAATGACAGTTTCTATTATGAAAATGAAAAGGTAAAAACAAAAACAAATAATAATGGTGGTATCAACGGAGGGATAACAAATTCTATGCCGCTTATAATGAAAACTGCTGTAAAACCTACACCATCGATATATAAAGAGCAGGAAAGCATAGATATATCTAAAGAGAAAAATGTAAAATTTAATATTGAAGGAAGACATGACCCAGCTATAATACATAGAGCAAGAGTGGTTGTAGATTCTATGGCAGCATTTGGACTGCTTGATCTCATATGTATGAGATATGGATATATGTGGATGACAGATAAAAAATAA
- the pheA gene encoding P-protein — MNRLEEARKIINEVDKEIAALFQKRMQAVEDVILYKLENNMPILDSSREKQVIEKNCAYITEEKYIESYKEFIQNLMDTSKRYQASIINKGVVAYQGTMGAFSHIASKKVFPDSKLKSFATFEDVFKSVADGAAAYGVIPFENSFTGEVGEVLDLLLKYDCHISGIYDLKIDQNLLGLKNAEIKDIEKVYSHHQALSQCQTFLKGTNFEAIPYPNTALAAKFVSEAGDIHKAAIASRETAELYGLKILVENINTSIENTTRFIILTKKLEEKGDRFNLLFTVDHNAGQLAHIIQIVAEHGFNMESIKSRSLHNLPWQYFFYVEIVGELKAQKTKDLIEAMRKNCKDLKILGSYSVKQ, encoded by the coding sequence ATGAACAGATTGGAAGAAGCTAGAAAAATTATAAATGAAGTAGACAAAGAAATAGCAGCTCTTTTTCAAAAAAGAATGCAGGCTGTGGAAGATGTTATACTTTATAAATTAGAAAATAATATGCCTATTCTTGACAGCAGCAGAGAAAAACAGGTAATAGAAAAAAATTGTGCCTATATCACAGAAGAAAAATATATTGAATCATATAAGGAATTTATTCAAAATCTTATGGATACTTCTAAAAGATATCAGGCTTCCATCATTAATAAAGGAGTGGTTGCATATCAAGGAACTATGGGAGCTTTTTCTCATATTGCCTCAAAAAAAGTTTTTCCAGATTCAAAATTAAAATCATTTGCAACTTTTGAAGATGTGTTTAAGTCTGTTGCTGATGGTGCTGCTGCATATGGCGTTATTCCTTTTGAAAACTCATTTACAGGAGAAGTGGGAGAAGTCCTTGACCTCCTTTTAAAATATGATTGCCACATCTCTGGAATTTATGACCTTAAAATAGATCAAAATTTATTGGGATTAAAAAATGCTGAAATAAAAGATATAGAAAAAGTCTATTCTCATCATCAAGCCTTATCTCAATGCCAGACTTTCTTAAAAGGAACTAATTTTGAAGCTATTCCATACCCTAATACTGCATTAGCAGCAAAATTTGTAAGTGAAGCTGGAGATATACATAAAGCTGCCATTGCCAGCAGAGAAACTGCTGAACTTTATGGTTTAAAAATTTTAGTGGAAAATATTAACACAAGTATAGAAAATACTACAAGATTTATTATATTAACTAAAAAACTTGAAGAGAAAGGGGATAGATTTAATCTTTTATTTACTGTTGACCACAATGCAGGACAGCTTGCACATATCATTCAGATAGTAGCTGAGCATGGGTTCAATATGGAAAGTATTAAATCTCGTTCACTTCATAATCTTCCTTGGCAGTACTTCTTCTACGTGGAGATAGTGGGAGAATTAAAAGCTCAAAAAACAAAAGATTTGATAGAGGCTATGAGAAAAAATTGTAAAGACCTTAAAATATTAGGAAGCTACTCTGTAAAGCAATAA
- the sglT_1 gene encoding Na(+)/glucose symporter: MNKAQITALVIILLYMAATVAIGLIASRKKAEEKQSNDDFLMASKSLGPVVLAGTLFAANTGGASTTGIATNVFQYGLSAAWYVIAGGIGFVLVSFIAPYFRRAQANTVPEIISKRYGKASHIFTAITSILALFMATGAQIIATASIINVVTGFDFRTAAIVSTAVVIIYTMVGGFKSVTAANLMHVLFITVGMTIAMLVMVNSKEVGGFGALFQKAEAMKSVSGANMDMLSMTKIGATTIIGYIAMYFMTFPTGQEIVQTYCSAKDGKSAKLGSILAGLVSAAYAIVPAIIGLLAYVCIDGYALGGSQKNALAQATITFAPAVIAGIVLAAIVAATMSSAAGNMIGTATMFTNDIFVPYINKGVKEDKKEIWISKIAMLIVGGVGLFIALEASNVISVMMGAFALRSAGPFAAFICGIFYKNVTRNAGFISIVAGTVVAAIWIYILNTPWGLNAMVPGGIVAFIVIFAVSAIERSMGVKPAPEIEFENI; this comes from the coding sequence ATGAATAAAGCACAAATCACAGCTTTAGTAATTATTTTACTTTATATGGCGGCAACTGTTGCTATTGGACTTATTGCCTCAAGAAAAAAAGCAGAAGAAAAGCAAAGTAATGATGACTTTTTAATGGCGAGCAAGTCTTTAGGTCCAGTAGTTCTTGCAGGAACATTATTTGCAGCTAATACAGGGGGAGCAAGTACAACAGGTATTGCAACTAATGTTTTTCAATATGGACTATCAGCAGCATGGTATGTTATAGCAGGAGGAATAGGATTTGTTTTAGTATCATTTATAGCTCCGTATTTCAGAAGAGCACAGGCGAATACAGTGCCTGAAATAATTAGCAAGAGATATGGTAAAGCTTCTCATATATTTACTGCTATCACATCTATTTTGGCATTATTTATGGCAACAGGAGCTCAAATTATAGCAACAGCTTCTATTATTAATGTTGTTACAGGGTTTGATTTTAGAACAGCGGCAATTGTAAGTACAGCAGTAGTTATTATATATACTATGGTTGGAGGATTTAAATCTGTTACAGCAGCAAATCTAATGCATGTTCTGTTCATTACAGTAGGAATGACTATTGCAATGCTTGTAATGGTAAATAGTAAAGAAGTTGGTGGGTTTGGTGCATTATTCCAGAAGGCAGAAGCTATGAAAAGTGTAAGTGGTGCAAATATGGATATGCTTAGTATGACAAAAATAGGAGCTACAACAATTATAGGATACATAGCTATGTATTTCATGACTTTCCCTACTGGACAGGAAATAGTTCAAACTTATTGTTCAGCAAAAGATGGTAAATCAGCAAAATTAGGATCTATACTTGCTGGACTTGTATCAGCAGCTTATGCGATAGTTCCTGCTATAATCGGACTTTTAGCTTATGTTTGTATTGATGGGTATGCACTTGGAGGATCTCAAAAAAATGCTCTTGCACAAGCAACAATTACATTTGCTCCAGCTGTCATTGCAGGTATAGTACTAGCAGCAATTGTTGCAGCAACTATGAGTAGTGCAGCAGGAAACATGATTGGTACTGCCACAATGTTTACAAATGATATTTTTGTTCCTTATATTAATAAAGGTGTTAAAGAAGATAAAAAAGAAATTTGGATTTCAAAAATTGCCATGTTAATAGTTGGAGGAGTAGGACTTTTCATAGCTCTTGAAGCAAGTAATGTAATCAGTGTTATGATGGGGGCTTTTGCTCTTAGAAGTGCAGGACCTTTTGCAGCATTTATCTGTGGTATTTTCTACAAAAATGTAACAAGAAATGCAGGGTTTATTTCAATTGTTGCAGGTACAGTTGTAGCAGCTATATGGATATACATTTTAAATACTCCTTGGGGACTGAATGCAATGGTTCCTGGTGGAATTGTAGCGTTTATAGTAATCTTTGCTGTTTCAGCAATTGAAAGAAGTATGGGTGTAAAACCAGCTCCAGAAATTGAATTTGAAAATATTTAA
- the aroB gene encoding 3-dehydroquinate synthase yields the protein MKLRIELREKSYDIHIEKGILHKIKEYINLDRKVMIVTDKGVPEKYMNIVKAQCPNGYSIAVEQGEGAKSFKVFEEVCRKLLDLGFHRNDLIIALGGGVIGDLAGFAAASYMRGIDFINIPTTTLSQIDSSIGGKTAINLGDTKNIIGAFYQPKGVFIDLEVLKTLPERHYYNGLVEALKAGLIYDKELFEIFENKNIDENLQEIIYRALLVKKDVVEKDEKEENLRKILNFGHTVGHGIEGFFHLKDVLHGEGVAMGMLPMIEDEDLRERTKKILKKMNIDTDIEYDREKVFELMLKDKKADQDKITLVKVKELGKAELVKVPIEECKNYLK from the coding sequence ATGAAACTGAGAATAGAACTTAGGGAAAAAAGTTATGATATTCATATTGAAAAGGGGATACTTCATAAAATAAAAGAATATATAAATCTAGATAGAAAAGTTATGATAGTGACAGATAAGGGTGTTCCTGAAAAATATATGAATATAGTGAAAGCCCAATGTCCAAACGGATACTCTATAGCTGTAGAACAGGGAGAGGGAGCAAAGAGCTTTAAAGTATTTGAAGAAGTATGCAGAAAGCTTCTTGATCTGGGATTCCATAGAAATGATTTGATAATAGCTCTTGGAGGAGGAGTAATTGGAGATCTTGCAGGTTTTGCAGCAGCTTCTTATATGAGGGGGATAGATTTTATAAATATTCCGACTACTACATTGTCACAGATAGATAGTTCTATTGGAGGAAAGACAGCAATAAATCTTGGAGATACTAAAAATATAATAGGAGCTTTTTATCAGCCGAAAGGAGTATTTATAGATTTAGAAGTTTTGAAAACTCTTCCTGAAAGACACTATTATAATGGACTGGTAGAAGCATTGAAGGCAGGCCTTATATATGATAAAGAACTTTTTGAGATATTTGAAAATAAAAACATAGATGAGAATCTTCAAGAGATAATATACAGAGCCCTCTTGGTAAAAAAAGATGTGGTGGAAAAAGATGAAAAAGAAGAAAATCTTAGAAAAATACTAAACTTTGGACACACTGTAGGACATGGAATAGAGGGATTCTTTCATTTGAAAGATGTGCTTCATGGAGAAGGAGTAGCTATGGGAATGCTTCCTATGATAGAAGACGAAGATTTAAGAGAGAGAACTAAAAAAATATTGAAGAAAATGAATATAGATACAGATATAGAATATGACAGAGAAAAAGTATTTGAACTTATGCTTAAAGATAAAAAAGCTGATCAAGATAAAATAACTTTAGTAAAGGTAAAAGAGCTGGGAAAAGCTGAATTAGTAAAAGTTCCAATAGAAGAATGTAAAAATTATCTTAAATAA
- the aroF_1 gene encoding Phospho-2-dehydro-3-deoxyheptonate aldolase, whose translation MIITLKKNTPQEEIQKMIEALESKNDVSVTLISGENYNVFGIVGDTTKIDEKALKANPYVEDVTRIAAPYKKANRLFHPEDSIVDVAGIKIGAGQKIAVIGGPCSVEGECSVMEIAKEVKEAGASMLRGGAYKPRTSPYAFQGMASEGIQCLVKAREAYGLPIVSELMSADKIDEFVENVDLIQIGARNMQNFDLLKAVGKINKPILLKRGLSNTIEEWIMSAEYIMAGGNENVILCERGIRTFEKYTRNTLDLSVIPIIKQKTHLPIIIDPSHATGNWEYVESMSLAAIAAGADGLIIEVHNDPEHAWSDGAQSLKPKKFKHLIEQGRKIAKVIGRDM comes from the coding sequence ATGATAATAACTTTAAAAAAGAATACACCACAAGAAGAAATTCAAAAGATGATTGAGGCTTTAGAAAGTAAAAATGATGTATCAGTAACTCTTATATCAGGAGAAAACTACAATGTATTTGGTATTGTAGGGGATACAACAAAAATAGATGAAAAAGCATTGAAGGCAAATCCATATGTTGAAGATGTAACTAGAATAGCAGCACCATATAAGAAAGCCAACAGACTTTTTCACCCAGAAGACAGTATTGTAGATGTAGCAGGAATCAAGATAGGTGCAGGACAAAAAATAGCTGTAATAGGAGGGCCTTGTTCTGTAGAGGGAGAATGCTCAGTTATGGAGATAGCTAAAGAAGTAAAAGAGGCAGGAGCTTCTATGCTTAGAGGTGGAGCTTACAAACCTCGTACATCACCATATGCTTTTCAGGGAATGGCAAGTGAAGGAATACAATGTCTGGTGAAAGCAAGAGAAGCTTATGGACTTCCAATAGTGAGTGAACTTATGAGTGCTGATAAAATAGATGAATTTGTTGAAAATGTAGACCTTATTCAAATAGGGGCAAGAAATATGCAGAACTTTGATTTACTAAAAGCTGTAGGGAAAATAAATAAGCCTATTCTTCTAAAAAGAGGACTTTCAAATACTATTGAGGAATGGATAATGTCAGCTGAATATATAATGGCTGGAGGAAATGAAAATGTAATACTGTGTGAAAGAGGTATCCGTACATTTGAAAAATATACTAGAAATACACTTGATCTCAGTGTAATACCTATTATCAAGCAGAAAACACATCTTCCTATAATAATCGACCCTTCTCATGCTACTGGAAACTGGGAATATGTAGAATCAATGTCATTAGCAGCTATTGCTGCTGGGGCAGATGGACTTATCATAGAAGTTCATAATGACCCTGAGCATGCTTGGAGTGATGGAGCTCAATCATTAAAACCTAAAAAATTCAAACATTTGATAGAGCAGGGAAGAAAAATAGCAAAAGTTATTGGAAGAGATATGTAG
- the dan gene encoding D-aminoacylase, with translation MKKLIKNGFVIDGSGEKRYKADVLVNGDKIEKIGAIDNIEGAEVIDATGKIVAPGFIDTHSHSDLKVLIEPFIEPKLRQGITTEILGQDGISMAPLPKEFVSSWRKNLAGLDGDSDLLSWDWETTDKYLDLIAKTGSGPNELYLVPHGNIRMEAMGLEARVATDEELAKMRDITRREMEAGAAGLSTGLIYIPCAYSDTRELVEICKVAAEYDRPLVIHQRSEADTMIESMNEVITIARESGVKIHFSHFKICGKKNWHLIKDIIALLDKCKEEGIKISYDQYPYVAGSTMLGVIIPPWAHAGGTDKLVERLGNKADREKMKHDIINGIPGWDNFIDFAGFEGIYVTSVKTKANEDCIGKNLIEIAELRGKDKFDAVFDLLKEEENAVGMYDYYGKDEHVVTFMTREESNICTDGLLGGKPHPRVYGAFPRVIGKFVREMKAMTLEEAVYKMTNKPAKTFKIENRGLLKEGYFADVVIFDENTTIDKGTFVDPIQFPEGISHVMVNGELVINNYKKNEVLPGRVIRIKK, from the coding sequence ATGAAGAAATTGATAAAAAATGGTTTTGTTATTGATGGTAGTGGTGAAAAAAGATATAAAGCAGATGTCCTTGTAAATGGAGATAAAATTGAAAAAATAGGAGCAATAGATAATATAGAAGGAGCAGAAGTTATAGATGCTACTGGTAAAATAGTAGCTCCTGGATTTATAGATACTCATAGTCACTCAGATTTAAAAGTATTAATAGAACCATTTATTGAACCTAAACTTCGTCAAGGGATAACTACAGAAATACTTGGACAAGATGGAATTTCAATGGCTCCTCTTCCAAAAGAGTTTGTAAGTTCTTGGAGAAAAAATCTAGCTGGACTAGATGGTGACAGTGATCTTCTTTCTTGGGACTGGGAAACAACAGATAAATATCTTGATCTTATAGCAAAAACTGGTTCTGGACCTAATGAACTATATTTAGTTCCTCATGGAAATATCAGAATGGAAGCTATGGGACTTGAAGCAAGAGTGGCAACTGATGAAGAATTGGCTAAGATGAGAGATATAACTAGAAGAGAGATGGAAGCTGGTGCAGCTGGACTTTCAACAGGACTTATCTACATACCTTGTGCTTATTCAGATACTAGAGAATTAGTAGAAATATGTAAAGTAGCAGCAGAATATGACAGACCTCTAGTTATACATCAAAGAAGTGAAGCAGATACTATGATAGAATCTATGAATGAAGTTATAACTATAGCTAGAGAAAGTGGAGTAAAAATTCACTTCTCTCACTTCAAAATATGTGGTAAAAAGAACTGGCATCTAATAAAAGATATCATTGCTCTTCTTGATAAATGTAAAGAGGAAGGAATCAAAATATCTTATGACCAATATCCATATGTTGCAGGAAGTACAATGCTTGGAGTTATTATTCCACCTTGGGCACATGCAGGAGGAACTGATAAACTTGTAGAAAGATTGGGAAATAAAGCTGATAGAGAAAAAATGAAACATGATATAATCAATGGAATTCCAGGTTGGGATAACTTTATAGATTTTGCTGGGTTCGAAGGTATATATGTAACTTCAGTAAAGACAAAAGCTAATGAAGACTGTATAGGAAAAAATCTAATAGAAATAGCTGAATTAAGAGGAAAAGATAAATTTGATGCAGTATTTGATTTGTTGAAAGAAGAAGAAAATGCTGTTGGAATGTATGACTACTATGGAAAAGATGAGCATGTAGTTACTTTCATGACAAGAGAAGAAAGTAATATATGTACAGATGGACTTTTAGGAGGAAAACCACACCCTAGAGTATATGGAGCTTTCCCAAGAGTTATAGGAAAATTTGTAAGAGAAATGAAAGCTATGACATTGGAAGAAGCAGTTTATAAAATGACAAATAAACCTGCTAAAACATTTAAAATAGAGAATAGAGGACTATTAAAAGAAGGATACTTTGCAGACGTAGTTATATTTGATGAAAATACAACTATTGATAAAGGAACTTTTGTTGACCCTATTCAATTCCCAGAAGGAATAAGTCATGTAATGGTAAATGGAGAACTTGTAATTAATAATTATAAGAAAAATGAAGTATTGCCAGGAAGAGTTATCAGAATTAAAAAATAG
- the dpaL gene encoding Diaminopropionate ammonia-lyase: protein MELLKWVHNKRSRNIEYKKSELSGFSSEEMKEVYEFHKSLPDYQATPLVDLKSLASYYGVKKVWLKDESKRFGLNAFKVLGGSYAIGKYLSKKLNRDMKELPFNVLISDEVKKQLGDVTFVTATDGNHGRGVAWMAARLRQKSVVYMPKGSAQMRFDAIAREGADVTITDLNYDDAVRLANKGAQDHGWIMVQDTAWDGYEEIPLWIMQGYSTIINEVVEQLEAAKEEKPTHVFLQAGVGSFAGAVQGYLAHLYGDDRPVTIICEPHGANCIYKSMEANDGNPHNVSGDLTTIMAGLACGEPNTISWKILRDNADFSVSCDDQVAARGMRVLSSPLGNDTRVISGESGAVGLGLFTILSEKKEEYKELMNELKIDENSRILCISTEGDTDVEGYKNVVWNGAYPNK from the coding sequence TTGGAACTATTAAAATGGGTACACAATAAAAGAAGCAGAAACATTGAATATAAAAAATCTGAACTTTCAGGTTTCAGCTCTGAGGAAATGAAAGAGGTTTATGAATTTCATAAAAGTCTTCCTGACTATCAAGCTACTCCTTTAGTTGATTTAAAATCTCTTGCTTCATACTATGGAGTTAAAAAAGTATGGCTGAAAGATGAATCTAAAAGATTTGGACTTAATGCTTTCAAAGTATTAGGAGGGTCATATGCTATAGGTAAATATCTTAGTAAAAAACTTAACAGAGATATGAAGGAGCTTCCTTTCAATGTCCTTATCTCTGATGAAGTAAAAAAACAATTAGGAGATGTCACTTTTGTTACTGCTACTGATGGTAATCATGGTAGAGGTGTTGCATGGATGGCTGCAAGGCTTAGACAAAAATCTGTTGTATATATGCCTAAAGGTTCAGCTCAGATGAGATTTGATGCTATTGCCAGAGAAGGAGCAGATGTAACAATAACTGATCTTAATTATGATGATGCTGTAAGGCTTGCTAATAAAGGAGCACAGGATCATGGTTGGATAATGGTACAGGATACTGCATGGGACGGATATGAAGAAATTCCTTTATGGATTATGCAGGGATATTCAACAATAATAAATGAAGTTGTAGAACAGCTTGAAGCAGCTAAAGAAGAAAAACCAACTCATGTATTTCTTCAAGCTGGTGTAGGATCATTTGCAGGGGCAGTGCAGGGGTACTTAGCACATCTTTATGGAGATGACAGACCAGTTACAATTATCTGTGAGCCTCATGGAGCTAACTGTATATATAAATCTATGGAAGCTAATGATGGAAACCCTCATAATGTATCTGGAGATCTTACTACTATAATGGCTGGGCTTGCATGTGGAGAACCAAACACTATTAGTTGGAAAATACTAAGAGATAATGCAGATTTCTCTGTGTCATGTGATGATCAGGTTGCAGCTAGAGGAATGAGAGTACTTTCAAGCCCTCTTGGAAATGATACAAGAGTCATCTCAGGAGAATCAGGAGCTGTAGGGTTAGGACTATTCACTATTCTTTCAGAAAAGAAAGAAGAATACAAAGAACTTATGAATGAACTGAAAATAGATGAAAATTCAAGAATTCTTTGCATCAGTACAGAAGGAGATACAGATGTAGAGGGATACAAAAATGTAGTATGGAATGGAGCTTATCCAAATAAATAA
- a CDS encoding N-formyl-4-amino-5-aminomethyl-2-methylpyrimidinedeformylase, with product MLTNERKEQIVEVLQNLIQRRSYSGEEKEVAEYIKKLCLEVGYDTVHIDKYGNVIGSVKGKYEGPKVLMDGHIDTVPVDEEKWTKKPFAGNIEDGKLYGRGTTDMKGAVCAMLLAGAYLAQDLKKEFAGEIFIAGVVHEECFEGVAAREISKYVKPDYVIIGEASQLNLKIGQRGRGEIVVETFGKPAHSANPEKGINAVYKMMKIIENIQKLPMTHHDTLGYGILELTDVKSSPYPGASVVPDYCRATYDRRLLVGETPESVLAPIQKLLDEMMKEDDTLKAKVSYARGVEKCWTGATIEGERFFPGWLFEEKDEYVQKALKALKEIGQTPTITHYNFCTNGSHYAGEAGIKTIGYGPSRENLAHTIDEYIELDSLYNVTEGYYAILKAYLAK from the coding sequence ATGTTGACTAATGAAAGAAAAGAACAAATAGTAGAAGTACTTCAAAATCTTATTCAAAGAAGAAGTTATTCAGGAGAAGAAAAAGAGGTAGCAGAATATATTAAAAAATTATGTCTTGAAGTAGGATATGACACTGTACATATAGATAAATATGGAAATGTTATTGGTTCTGTAAAAGGAAAATATGAAGGGCCAAAAGTACTTATGGATGGGCATATAGACACAGTTCCAGTAGATGAGGAAAAATGGACTAAAAAACCTTTTGCAGGAAATATAGAAGATGGAAAACTTTATGGAAGAGGAACTACAGATATGAAAGGAGCTGTATGTGCAATGCTTTTAGCTGGAGCATACTTAGCTCAAGATCTTAAAAAAGAGTTTGCAGGAGAAATATTTATTGCTGGTGTAGTTCATGAAGAATGTTTTGAAGGAGTTGCAGCAAGAGAAATAAGTAAATATGTAAAACCTGATTATGTAATAATAGGGGAAGCTTCTCAACTTAACCTTAAAATAGGGCAGAGAGGAAGAGGAGAAATAGTAGTAGAAACTTTTGGAAAACCAGCTCACTCAGCTAATCCAGAAAAAGGAATAAATGCAGTATATAAAATGATGAAGATAATAGAAAATATTCAAAAACTTCCAATGACTCATCATGACACATTAGGATATGGAATACTTGAATTAACAGATGTGAAATCATCTCCATATCCAGGAGCATCAGTAGTACCAGATTATTGTAGAGCTACTTATGACAGAAGACTTTTAGTAGGAGAAACTCCTGAAAGTGTACTTGCACCTATTCAAAAACTATTAGATGAAATGATGAAAGAAGATGACACTCTAAAAGCAAAAGTATCATATGCAAGAGGGGTAGAAAAATGCTGGACAGGGGCAACAATAGAAGGAGAAAGATTCTTCCCAGGATGGCTGTTTGAAGAAAAAGATGAATATGTACAAAAAGCATTAAAAGCACTAAAAGAAATAGGACAAACACCAACAATAACTCACTATAACTTCTGTACAAATGGATCACACTATGCAGGGGAAGCAGGAATAAAAACAATAGGATATGGACCATCAAGAGAAAATCTAGCACATACAATTGATGAGTATATAGAATTAGATAGCCTATATAATGTAACAGAAGGATATTATGCAATTTTAAAAGCTTATTTGGCAAAGTAA